One Dama dama isolate Ldn47 chromosome 16, ASM3311817v1, whole genome shotgun sequence DNA window includes the following coding sequences:
- the PTGR1 gene encoding prostaglandin reductase 1, translated as MVHAKRWTLKKHFVGLPTNSDFELKKVELPPLKDGEVLLEALYFTVDPYMRIMAKSLKEGDMMMGEQVARVVESKNSAFPTGTIVVAPSGWTTHSISDGEKLEKVLAEWPDTLPLSLALGTVGMPGLTAYFGLFDICGVKGGETVLVSAAAGAVGSVVGQIAKLKGCKVVGTAGSDEKVAWLKKHGFDVAINYKTVKSLEEALKVAAPEGYDCYFDNVGGEFSNVAITQMKKFGRIAICGAISVYNRTGPLPPGPSPEVIIFKELHLQGFVVYHWQGEVRQKALRDLLKWVLEGKIQYHEHVTEGFENMPAAFIGLLKGENLGKAIVKA; from the exons ATGGTTCATGCTAAGAGATGGACCCTGAAGAAACACTTTGTAGGTCTCCCTACTAATAGTGACTTTGAACTGAAGAAAGTTGAACTCCCACCCTTAAAAGATGGAG AGGTCCTGCTGGAAGCTTTGTACTTCACTGTGGATCCTTACATGAG aattATGGCAAAAAGCTTGAAGGAGGGTGACATGATGATGGGAGAGCAAGTGGCCAG AGTTGTGGAAAGTAAAAATTCAGCCTTCCCAACGGGAACTATTGTGGTGGCTCCTTCCGGCTGGACAACACACTCCATTTCTgatggggaaaaactggaaaaggtGCTTGCAGAGTGGCCAGACACATTACCACTGTCTCTGGCTCTGGGAACGGTTGGCATGCCCGG CCTAACAGCCTACTTTGGCCTGTTTGACATCTGTGGAGTGAAGGGTGGAGAAACAGTGCTGGTTAGTGCGGCAGCAGGAGCAGTGGGATCTGTTGTGGGGCAGATCGCTAAGCTCAAG GGCTGCAAAGTTGTTGGAACAGCAGGGTCTGATGAAAAAGTTGCTTGGCTTAAAAAGCATGGATTTGATGTTGCCATTAACTACAAAACAGTAAAGTCTTTGGAAGAAGCTCTGAAAGTAGCCGCTCCTGAAGGTTATGATTGTTATTTTGATAAT GTGGGTGGAGAGTTTTCCAACGTTGCTATCACCCAGATGAAGAAATTTGGAAGAATTGCTATATGTGGGGCCATCTCTGTATACAACAGAACCGGCCCACTTCCCCCAG GCCCATCCCCGGAAGTCATCATCTTTAAGGAACTCCACTTGCAAGGCTTCGTCGTCTACCACTGGCAAGGAGAAGTCCGCCAGAAGGCTCTGAGAGACTTGCTGAAGTGGGTCTTAGAG GGTAAAATCCAGTACCATGAACATGTCACTGAAGGATTTGAAAACATGCCGGCTGCATTTATTGGATTGCTAAAAGGAGAGAATCTGGGGAAGGCAATAGTGAAAGCATGA